A genomic segment from Paenibacillus sp. encodes:
- a CDS encoding RNA-directed DNA polymerase, whose amino-acid sequence MELIEKIEISWRRVKADRRTDFIIGDFEYEVFDYYKNELLQGIVDNMLKQEEYKPKSLRTIRVPKTSYTTRPGSVPEIEDRIYYQYLVDEIADEIEEKLVPVEDRIVHSYRYNNNRTSSEMFLKGRASYTTFEGRTIEISNDFKYVIVTDVSSYFERIYHHELENTLRGLGATPTIVESLCELLRKWRKGNSYSIPQGIWPSDYLGNIYLDPVDKFMMRKGYVYCRFVDDIRIGVNSYLEAQSVLLLLEEKLASLGLTLNDAKTKIIPSEQIEEILFPHKQRIEEIKDEIRSASNFSFNPYVDFEEEDADDEDVDLTSARELFREQLSLEYPMPSITRFCLKHLNNFQDEEILEDVIKNLDRLVVVTPQVVGYLYSLYKIADEQGKYYISSSIASFIKDELTNYDWQIMWFLQLMSKFKSIGTDEVNSIREHIMNSNKEIHDAVLINALLLLGKHGDSADYEWILSLFDKNYSSWVRQGIIYSLRNMPKTKRNHFYGYCIGQDTRIDKVIDFIKKKY is encoded by the coding sequence GTGGAACTCATTGAGAAAATAGAAATATCTTGGAGAAGAGTAAAAGCAGACAGAAGAACGGATTTTATTATTGGTGATTTTGAATATGAAGTATTTGATTATTATAAAAATGAATTGTTACAAGGAATTGTTGATAACATGTTGAAACAAGAAGAATATAAGCCAAAATCGTTAAGAACTATTAGAGTACCAAAAACATCCTACACAACAAGGCCCGGCTCTGTTCCTGAAATAGAAGACAGAATTTATTATCAATATTTAGTTGATGAAATAGCTGATGAAATTGAAGAGAAATTAGTCCCCGTCGAGGATAGAATAGTACATAGTTATAGATATAACAATAATAGAACATCTTCGGAAATGTTTTTAAAAGGAAGAGCCTCATACACAACGTTCGAGGGAAGAACAATTGAAATTAGTAATGATTTTAAATATGTAATAGTTACGGATGTATCTTCTTATTTCGAGAGAATTTATCATCATGAGCTGGAAAACACTTTAAGGGGTCTTGGGGCAACACCGACAATTGTTGAATCCCTTTGTGAGCTTTTACGAAAATGGCGGAAAGGAAATTCATACAGCATACCTCAGGGTATCTGGCCTTCTGATTATTTGGGTAACATCTATCTGGATCCTGTTGATAAATTTATGATGCGTAAAGGTTATGTGTACTGTCGCTTTGTTGATGATATACGAATTGGAGTTAATAGTTACTTAGAAGCACAAAGCGTGTTATTACTTCTTGAAGAGAAATTAGCTTCGTTAGGACTTACCCTAAATGATGCTAAAACAAAAATTATCCCTAGTGAACAGATCGAGGAGATACTATTTCCTCACAAACAGCGAATAGAAGAAATCAAGGACGAAATACGGTCAGCTAGCAATTTTTCTTTTAACCCTTATGTTGACTTTGAAGAAGAGGATGCCGATGATGAAGATGTTGATTTAACATCTGCCAGGGAATTATTTAGGGAGCAATTGAGCCTCGAATATCCCATGCCCTCAATAACTCGCTTCTGCTTAAAGCACTTAAATAATTTTCAAGATGAAGAAATTTTGGAGGATGTAATTAAAAATTTAGATAGGCTTGTAGTTGTTACACCTCAGGTAGTGGGCTATCTATATAGTCTGTATAAAATAGCTGATGAACAGGGGAAATATTATATCAGTAGTAGTATAGCATCATTTATTAAAGACGAATTAACAAATTACGATTGGCAAATCATGTGGTTTTTGCAATTAATGAGTAAGTTTAAATCTATTGGAACCGATGAGGTCAATTCAATTCGAGAACATATCATGAACTCTAATAAGGAGATCCACGATGCTGTTTTAATAAATGCTTTATTACTTTTAGGGAAACATGGGGACTCGGCTGACTACGAATGGATTTTAAGTTTATTTGATAAAAATTACTCTTCATGGGTTAGACAAGGGATAATATATTCGTTGAGAAATATGCCGAAAACTAAAAGAAATCATTTTTACGGCTATTGTATAGGCCAAGATACTAGAATAGATAAAGTTATAGATTTTATTAAAAAGAAATACTAA
- a CDS encoding DUF1904 family protein gives MPQLITKGIPVEAMRSVSAALVEELASICECGTDNFTIDCLAVESVFDGKRVDTYPFIEVAWFDRGRSVRDRFAEAVYRHVRQAGVPELEVAFKTYTEDAYYINGVSCDA, from the coding sequence ATGCCGCAATTAATAACGAAAGGGATCCCCGTCGAAGCGATGCGGAGCGTCAGCGCCGCTTTGGTGGAGGAGCTCGCGAGCATTTGCGAATGCGGGACGGACAATTTCACGATCGACTGTCTCGCGGTCGAGTCCGTATTCGACGGGAAGCGGGTCGACACGTACCCGTTCATCGAGGTTGCGTGGTTCGACCGCGGCCGCAGCGTGCGAGATCGGTTCGCGGAGGCGGTGTACCGCCATGTCCGCCAGGCGGGCGTCCCGGAGCTGGAAGTCGCTTTCAAAACGTACACGGAAGACGCGTATTACATCAACGGGGTGAGCTGCGACGCATGA
- a CDS encoding putative holin-like toxin, with amino-acid sequence MILFASFVLALLTFIGNNYKRK; translated from the coding sequence ATGATCCTCTTCGCATCCTTTGTCCTAGCTCTTTTAACATTCATCGGGAATAACTACAAGAGAAAGTAA
- a CDS encoding response regulator transcription factor, which yields MEEFITVVVAEDEDLIRNNLIKKIENASPHMKVVGAAENGKAAIDIVSQELPDLVITDIRMPATDGIELIRTLHTHYPRIRKVISSGYADFEYARQAIRYGVTDYLLKPVSADDLGQLLSRIRDAVLSERHAGKLAGHAGSPPEEIVHRVQQYMREHFDQELTLEHIAKHFNFHSSYLSKLFVKYTGELPSKYLMSLRINEAKYLLRNYPNMPVKEVGERVGYPDQFYFSRVFKQMTGSTPKDYQK from the coding sequence GTGGAGGAGTTCATTACGGTCGTCGTCGCCGAAGACGAAGATTTGATTCGAAACAATTTAATTAAAAAAATTGAAAACGCCTCCCCCCACATGAAGGTGGTCGGCGCGGCCGAAAACGGCAAAGCGGCGATCGACATCGTATCGCAGGAGCTGCCGGACTTGGTCATTACCGACATCCGGATGCCGGCCACGGACGGCATCGAGCTGATCCGAACGCTCCATACCCATTATCCGCGCATTCGGAAGGTTATCTCGAGCGGGTATGCCGATTTCGAATACGCCCGGCAAGCGATTCGGTACGGGGTAACGGACTATTTGTTAAAGCCGGTATCCGCGGACGACCTTGGGCAGCTGCTCTCTCGAATTCGCGACGCCGTCCTTTCGGAACGGCACGCCGGGAAGCTGGCCGGACACGCCGGTTCCCCACCGGAGGAAATCGTCCACCGCGTCCAGCAGTACATGCGGGAGCATTTCGACCAAGAGCTGACGCTGGAGCATATCGCGAAACATTTTAATTTCCATAGTTCATATTTGAGCAAATTATTTGTGAAGTATACGGGTGAACTGCCTTCGAAATATTTAATGTCGTTGAGAATTAATGAAGCGAAATATTTATTGCGCAACTATCCGAACATGCCGGTGAAGGAAGTCGGCGAACGCGTCGGGTATCCGGATCAATTTTACTTCAGCCGCGTTTTTAAACAGATGACCGGCTCCACGCCGAAGGATTATCAAAAGTAA
- a CDS encoding sugar ABC transporter permease, translating into MIRNKIYPLSFAAGTLVLYLVFFVIPGLMGFYYSFTDWNSYSSEVAFIGLDNFRKVFSSNEHYLSFMTNTLVFTFATVVLKTVLGLAFALMLKEGVRLQGFHRVMIFMPAIVPMLVVGLIFKSVLHPQTGLLNESLRWLGLGALAQKWLVDVQWAFKSIIAVDVWKGVGYIMIILLAGLQSISRTYYEAAEIDGANAWSKLVHITLPLLTPALVVTTVLNLLHGLKVFEVVYVLTNGGPGYATDVLYTTIFKEFSTGRYGLGTALSTLLFLVMTVSGYFVIRLMTRKGAVEQ; encoded by the coding sequence GTGATCCGAAATAAAATTTACCCGCTGTCCTTCGCGGCCGGCACGCTCGTGCTGTATCTCGTCTTTTTCGTCATCCCGGGCCTAATGGGGTTCTACTATTCGTTCACCGATTGGAACAGCTATTCGAGCGAGGTCGCCTTTATCGGCTTGGACAATTTCCGGAAAGTATTCTCGTCGAATGAGCACTACCTCAGCTTTATGACGAATACGCTCGTCTTTACGTTCGCCACGGTCGTCCTGAAAACGGTGCTCGGGCTGGCGTTCGCGCTCATGCTGAAGGAAGGCGTGCGGCTGCAGGGGTTCCACCGCGTCATGATCTTCATGCCGGCGATCGTACCGATGCTGGTCGTCGGCCTCATTTTCAAATCGGTGCTGCATCCGCAAACCGGCTTATTGAACGAAAGCTTGCGTTGGCTCGGACTCGGCGCTCTAGCGCAGAAGTGGCTGGTCGACGTGCAGTGGGCGTTCAAATCGATTATCGCGGTCGATGTGTGGAAAGGCGTCGGCTACATCATGATCATTCTGCTCGCCGGACTGCAGTCGATTTCCCGAACGTATTACGAAGCGGCGGAAATCGACGGGGCGAATGCGTGGAGCAAGCTCGTTCATATTACGCTCCCGCTGCTGACGCCCGCGCTGGTCGTGACGACCGTATTGAATCTGCTGCACGGGCTGAAAGTATTCGAGGTCGTCTATGTACTGACGAACGGCGGTCCGGGATACGCGACGGATGTGTTGTACACGACGATTTTCAAGGAGTTTTCCACGGGACGGTATGGCCTCGGGACGGCGCTGTCGACGCTCTTGTTCCTCGTAATGACGGTATCGGGTTATTTCGTCATACGTTTAATGACGCGGAAGGGGGCGGTGGAACAATGA
- a CDS encoding carbohydrate ABC transporter permease — protein MTAHWSLRLLRNGVAWGLSALMFIPLLLVVVNSFKDQISANSMSMALPTRLEWSNYLIVIEQGKLLESFLNSLLYTSTSTVFGLLLSAIAAYVFARNATKLNRFLYFFIIMGIAMPTNFVTLTKVMQLTQLINTQLGIIVLLTVGTIPFSVFLIYGFVNSVPRELDEAGIVDGCPPFKLFAWIVLPLLTPVLVTVAILNFMGAWNEFVLPLYYLNDSSKWPMTLAVYNFFGRFQVNWNLVSADIVLTTLPVIIIYLIGQRFIIAGMTSGSIKG, from the coding sequence ATGACGGCGCATTGGAGTTTGCGGTTGCTGCGAAATGGCGTCGCCTGGGGCCTAAGCGCACTGATGTTCATTCCGCTGCTGCTCGTCGTCGTGAATTCGTTCAAAGACCAGATCTCCGCTAACTCGATGAGCATGGCGCTGCCGACTCGGCTGGAATGGAGCAATTACTTGATCGTGATCGAACAGGGGAAGCTGCTGGAATCGTTCCTGAACAGCCTTTTGTACACGAGCACGTCGACTGTGTTCGGGCTGCTGCTTTCCGCGATCGCGGCGTACGTATTCGCTCGAAACGCGACGAAGCTGAACCGGTTCCTGTATTTCTTCATTATTATGGGGATCGCGATGCCGACGAACTTCGTCACGCTGACGAAAGTAATGCAGCTTACGCAGCTAATCAATACGCAGCTCGGCATCATCGTGCTGCTCACGGTCGGGACGATCCCGTTCAGCGTGTTTCTCATTTACGGCTTCGTCAATTCGGTGCCTAGAGAGTTAGATGAGGCGGGGATCGTGGACGGCTGCCCGCCGTTCAAGCTGTTCGCCTGGATCGTGCTGCCGCTGTTGACGCCGGTGCTCGTGACGGTGGCCATCTTGAATTTTATGGGCGCTTGGAACGAGTTCGTCCTGCCGCTGTATTATTTGAACGATTCGAGCAAATGGCCGATGACGCTGGCCGTGTACAATTTCTTCGGCCGCTTTCAAGTCAATTGGAATCTGGTTTCGGCGGACATCGTGCTTACGACGCTTCCCGTTATTATCATTTATTTGATCGGGCAGCGGTTCATTATTGCAGGGATGACTTCGGGATCGATCAAAGGCTGA
- a CDS encoding sensor histidine kinase has product MLLKFKNIRSILFLTYTLIIVIVFTVLVLWFYHWTSDLLRRNAAEALRGMGQSLQESIDAEIQKMDDVALNVMYSNLVRNNFRKYLAELETSAASGSPSARTAGTVEAGKELTDILTAVVGPSRPVEQLYLYDFQGMMYGNGFDNGERSYRPDEKAWFHTVMTNTKGKYIHPPVPDEDMSRFRSSREAQYSISLFRQIYDSYNVPIAIVEVKQYYSKVFENAIGIVRSRSNGENVLVFNEQGRLIYPIDGTGDAFSSYFSVLGTNAADSGRNFALVNPRTGERELVSAHVSERTGWTTMLIVSEAKLLEPLSRFAKQTVLVAVGVLLFAIALSFAAARRITLPLLKLHRTIRNIRLDDIGSGSLISAELSSGLSEMDQLHQSFVNMRARLKQSMDDLLLSQSQELQAKLLALQSQMNPHFLYNTLATIHAMAEENMNAQIVRMTENMSDFLRYFSSDESSVKLSTELMHTRKYLDINQIRFGEKLQYEFRIDDSLLQLHMPKLLVQPLVENALKFATKSEPPWRIQVIGTLADGRWTLEVCDNGPGFTDASLSLLRERMDEVDRTNVIPTLELNGMGLLNIYIRLKLLYGADTLFEASNRAGGGASIRIGGTWKEGR; this is encoded by the coding sequence ATGCTGCTGAAATTCAAAAATATACGCTCGATTTTGTTCCTGACCTATACGTTGATCATCGTGATCGTGTTTACGGTGCTTGTGCTCTGGTTTTACCATTGGACCTCCGATTTGCTGCGGCGCAACGCGGCCGAGGCGCTGCGCGGCATGGGTCAGTCGCTGCAGGAGAGCATCGACGCGGAGATCCAGAAGATGGACGACGTCGCCTTGAACGTGATGTACTCGAACCTCGTCCGCAACAACTTCCGCAAATATCTTGCCGAGCTCGAGACGTCCGCCGCCTCGGGGTCCCCCTCCGCCCGAACGGCCGGTACGGTCGAAGCGGGCAAGGAGCTTACCGATATTTTGACCGCCGTCGTCGGCCCTTCGCGTCCGGTGGAGCAGCTGTATTTGTACGACTTCCAAGGCATGATGTACGGCAACGGCTTCGATAACGGCGAACGCTCGTACCGGCCCGACGAGAAAGCTTGGTTCCATACGGTCATGACGAACACGAAGGGCAAATATATCCACCCTCCGGTGCCGGACGAGGACATGTCCCGGTTCCGCTCTTCGCGCGAGGCGCAGTACTCGATTTCGCTGTTCCGACAAATCTACGACAGCTACAATGTCCCGATCGCCATTGTGGAGGTGAAGCAGTATTACAGCAAGGTTTTTGAAAACGCTATCGGAATCGTCCGATCCCGCTCGAACGGCGAGAACGTCTTGGTGTTTAACGAGCAAGGCCGCCTCATTTATCCGATAGACGGAACGGGCGACGCGTTCTCCTCCTATTTCTCCGTGCTCGGGACGAACGCTGCGGACTCCGGGCGGAACTTCGCCCTCGTCAATCCGCGCACTGGCGAGCGGGAGCTCGTCTCCGCGCATGTCTCCGAGCGGACGGGCTGGACGACGATGCTGATCGTCTCCGAGGCGAAGCTTCTGGAGCCGCTCTCCCGGTTCGCGAAGCAGACGGTCCTCGTCGCCGTCGGCGTCCTCCTGTTCGCGATCGCGCTGTCGTTCGCGGCGGCGAGGCGCATCACGCTGCCGCTCTTGAAGCTGCATCGGACGATTCGGAACATTCGACTGGACGACATTGGCAGCGGTAGTCTCATCAGCGCGGAATTAAGCAGCGGCTTGAGCGAAATGGATCAGCTTCATCAGTCCTTCGTCAACATGCGAGCGCGATTAAAGCAGTCGATGGATGATTTATTGCTTTCCCAATCCCAAGAGCTCCAGGCGAAGCTGCTGGCGCTGCAATCGCAGATGAATCCGCATTTTTTGTACAACACGCTGGCGACGATTCATGCGATGGCGGAGGAAAACATGAACGCCCAAATCGTGCGGATGACGGAAAATATGTCCGATTTTTTGCGGTACTTTTCCTCGGACGAATCGTCCGTCAAGCTGTCGACCGAGCTGATGCATACGAGAAAATATTTGGACATCAACCAAATCCGGTTCGGGGAGAAGCTGCAGTACGAGTTTCGGATCGACGACTCGCTCCTCCAGCTTCACATGCCGAAGCTCCTGGTTCAGCCGCTCGTCGAGAACGCGCTGAAATTCGCCACCAAAAGCGAGCCCCCTTGGCGCATCCAGGTCATCGGAACGCTGGCTGACGGCCGGTGGACGCTGGAGGTTTGCGACAACGGGCCGGGCTTTACTGATGCGAGCCTCTCTCTGCTGCGGGAACGGATGGACGAGGTCGACCGGACGAACGTCATTCCCACGCTGGAGCTGAACGGCATGGGCTTGCTGAATATTTACATTCGCCTGAAGCTGCTTTACGGCGCCGATACGCTGTTTGAAGCGTCGAACCGTGCAGGCGGAGGCGCGTCCATTCGAATCGGAGGCACGTGGAAGGAAGGGAGATGA
- a CDS encoding ABC transporter substrate-binding protein, with protein MKRKSMLLTLLTLCAMIVTACGGSGAAPEAAPSSGSAGAETGSGNAAEGKKNVTLTYIASQGWIKDAEMELAKKFEEETGIKIDYQIIPADQYFNVLKTKLNAKEGPDIFGGQSGKSEIQLNYNVEVNAVDLSDQEWVQREDPLSLEQLSLNGKVYALTIWDTSGSFIVTYNKKIFEQLGLEIPSTYEEFKQICLKIQEAGIIPLYEPIADGWHHVLWFAEPGPQYDKREPNLYNALNENKVKFEESQVMLESLTQLKEMYDLGFFGDNAFSDTGAETANKLASGEYAMSLSVASTVNDIVKANPELTPDDFGFFVIPLADNQIYYINPGGPSKFIYSGSKHIEEAKQYFAFLAKPENLQYMLDNDPTIANLNFPGLKDKYTPAQKELFERYPTKGTDIQNYVNYVNPQWMDIGKDLVAMFSGASEPIDVLRSIDKRRADMAGVAKDPAWSK; from the coding sequence ATGAAAAGAAAATCGATGCTGCTTACGCTGTTGACCTTATGCGCGATGATCGTTACGGCATGCGGAGGAAGCGGCGCCGCGCCGGAAGCCGCTCCTTCGAGCGGCAGTGCAGGCGCCGAGACCGGGAGCGGCAACGCGGCCGAAGGCAAAAAGAACGTTACGCTAACGTACATCGCCAGCCAAGGATGGATCAAGGACGCCGAAATGGAGCTTGCCAAAAAGTTCGAGGAAGAAACCGGCATTAAAATCGATTATCAAATTATCCCTGCGGACCAATATTTCAACGTGCTGAAAACGAAGCTGAACGCGAAGGAAGGTCCGGACATTTTCGGAGGACAGAGCGGGAAGAGCGAGATTCAGTTGAACTACAACGTCGAAGTAAACGCGGTCGATCTGAGCGATCAAGAATGGGTGCAGCGCGAAGATCCGTTAAGTCTCGAGCAGCTGTCATTGAACGGCAAGGTGTATGCGCTTACGATCTGGGACACCTCCGGCAGCTTCATCGTGACGTATAACAAAAAGATTTTCGAGCAGCTCGGTCTCGAAATTCCATCGACGTACGAGGAGTTTAAGCAAATTTGCTTGAAAATTCAGGAGGCCGGCATCATCCCGCTGTACGAACCGATCGCCGACGGCTGGCACCATGTGCTGTGGTTCGCCGAGCCGGGACCGCAGTACGACAAGCGCGAGCCGAATTTGTACAATGCTCTGAACGAAAACAAAGTCAAATTCGAGGAAAGCCAAGTGATGCTCGAATCGCTGACGCAGCTGAAGGAAATGTACGATCTCGGCTTTTTCGGAGACAACGCGTTCTCCGATACCGGCGCGGAGACCGCGAACAAGCTGGCGAGCGGCGAATACGCCATGTCGCTCTCCGTGGCCAGCACGGTGAACGATATCGTCAAAGCGAATCCGGAGCTCACGCCGGACGATTTCGGGTTCTTCGTCATCCCGCTCGCGGACAATCAAATCTACTACATCAATCCGGGCGGCCCGAGCAAATTCATTTACTCCGGCTCCAAACATATCGAAGAAGCGAAGCAATATTTCGCGTTCTTGGCGAAGCCCGAAAATCTCCAGTACATGCTGGACAACGATCCGACGATCGCCAACTTGAACTTCCCGGGCCTTAAAGACAAGTACACGCCGGCGCAAAAGGAGCTCTTCGAGCGGTATCCGACGAAAGGCACCGACATTCAAAACTACGTCAATTACGTGAACCCGCAATGGATGGACATCGGGAAAGATTTGGTGGCGATGTTCAGCGGCGCTTCCGAGCCGATCGACGTGCTGCGAAGCATCGATAAGCGGCGGGCCGACATGGCAGGCGTGGCGAAAGACCCGGCGTGGTCGAAGTAA
- a CDS encoding sugar phosphate isomerase/epimerase family protein, whose translation MTVGVLAHLFGCLPVHTLAEQVSAKGFRHVQLALWKAIDGYDFTKPGKLSPGLASMIGEAFDKQGVSISVLGCYVHLYDRNEEQRRTNIERFKELLRHARSFGCSIVAAETGTNPGGDYNEQDWATMRNTLRELAEEAERWGVYVGMEAANGHLIGTAPELRRMLDEVPSSNIGVVLDPGNLLKTSNFEKQNDVIEEAFSLLGERVIAAHAKDRTLNEQGELVTVPAGFGQMNYELYMKLLNQYKPGVQIIMEEAKPDQMAFSKQYIENIRQNAV comes from the coding sequence ATGACGGTTGGCGTTTTGGCGCATTTGTTCGGCTGTTTGCCGGTTCACACGCTGGCGGAGCAAGTATCGGCGAAAGGGTTCCGGCACGTGCAGCTGGCGTTATGGAAAGCGATCGACGGCTACGATTTCACGAAGCCCGGCAAGCTGAGCCCGGGTCTCGCGTCGATGATCGGGGAGGCGTTCGACAAACAGGGCGTGTCAATCTCCGTGCTTGGCTGCTACGTACACTTATACGATCGGAACGAAGAGCAGCGCCGGACGAACATCGAGCGCTTCAAGGAGCTGCTGCGGCATGCGCGTTCGTTCGGCTGCAGCATCGTCGCCGCGGAGACGGGGACGAATCCGGGCGGGGATTACAATGAACAAGATTGGGCTACCATGCGGAACACGCTGCGGGAGCTGGCCGAAGAGGCGGAACGCTGGGGCGTGTACGTCGGGATGGAAGCGGCGAACGGCCATTTGATCGGCACCGCGCCCGAGCTGAGACGCATGCTGGACGAAGTGCCGTCGTCGAATATCGGCGTCGTGCTCGATCCGGGCAACTTGCTCAAGACCAGCAACTTCGAGAAGCAGAACGACGTCATCGAGGAAGCGTTCAGCTTGCTGGGGGAACGCGTCATCGCGGCGCATGCGAAGGACCGGACGCTCAACGAGCAAGGGGAGCTGGTTACGGTACCGGCCGGCTTCGGGCAAATGAACTACGAACTGTACATGAAGCTGCTCAACCAGTATAAGCCGGGCGTCCAGATCATCATGGAAGAAGCGAAGCCGGATCAGATGGCTTTCTCCAAACAATATATCGAAAACATTCGGCAAAACGCCGTATAG